A single region of the Carassius gibelio isolate Cgi1373 ecotype wild population from Czech Republic chromosome A14, carGib1.2-hapl.c, whole genome shotgun sequence genome encodes:
- the LOC128027331 gene encoding homeobox protein EMX1-like, producing MFQHNKKCFTIESLVGKDSSSSGSASEEPIRPTALRFTESIHPSPFGSCFQNSGRTLYSSSPEMMFTDPATHSSNPGLSLRHLQIPTQPFFSPHQRETFNFYPWVLRNRYLGHRFQGDDSSPENLLLHGPFSRKPKRIRTAFSPSQLLRLERAFEKNHYVVGAERKQLANGLCLTETQVKVWFQNRRTKHKRQKLEEESPDSQQKRKGTQHVSRWRVATQQGSPEDIDVISED from the exons ATGTTCCAGCACAATAAGAAGTGCTTCACCATTGAATCTCTCGTAGGTAAAGACTCCAGTTCCTCAGGTTCTGCCTCGGAGGAGCCCATCAGACCCACTGCTCTGAGGTTTACTGAATCCATCCATCCTTCTCCCTTTGGGAGCTGCTTCCAGAACTCAGGCAGGACATTGTACAGCAGCAGCCCAGAGATGATGTTCACAGACCCGGCCACTCACTCCAGCAACCCCGGCCTGTCTCTGCGGCACCTCCAGATCCCCACACAGCCCTTCTTCAGTCCCCATCAGAGAGAAACCTTCAACTTCTACCCGTGGGTGCTGAGGAACAGATATCTGGGACATCGATTCCAAG GTGATGATAGTAGCCCGGAAAACCTGCTGCTACACGGACCTTTCTCTCGCAAGCCCAAGCGCATCCGCACGGCCTTCTCCCCCTCGCAGCTGCTCCGGCTGGAACGTGCCTTTGAGAAGAACCATTACGTGGTGGGAGCCGAGCGGAAACAGTTAGCCAATGGGCTGTGCTTGACAGAGACGCAG GTGAAAGTCTGGTTCCAGAACAGAAGGACCAAACACAAGAGACAGAAGCTGGAGGAAGAGTCACCGGACTCGCAGCAGAAGAGGAAAGGTACTCAACACGTGAGCCGCTGGAGGGTGGCCACTCAGCAGGGCAGCCCTGAGGACATTGACGTCATTTCAGAAGACTGA
- the LOC128027327 gene encoding beta-1,4-galactosyltransferase 7-like, producing the protein MMYSSRRKPVLYFKDDRSFLSRKCTVWKLFGLCMLFVLGSLLLVQLTCSGDVSQTVGYSHLPHQPCPVERQSSSADDPSWGPHKMALIVPFRERFEELLIFVPYIHTFLNKKKIRHKILIINQLDHFRFNRASLINVGFMESGNDTDYVAMHDVDLLPQNEDLDYGFPNEGPFHVASPELHPLYHYKTYVGGILLLTKKHYQLCNGMSNRFWGWGREDDEFFRRLKAADLKLFRPTGITTGTKTFRHIHDPAWRKRDQKRIAAQKQEQFKVDPEGGLTNVRYKVESRQEVTISGAPCTVINTFLECDVSLTPWCQSS; encoded by the exons ATGATGTACTCTTCACGGAGAAAACCTGTGCTGTATTTCAAAGATGATAGAAG TTTTCTGTCGAGGAAATGCACCGTCTGGAAGCTCTTCGGGCTCTGCATGCTGTTTGTCTTGGGGTCTCTTCTTTTGGTGCAGCTGACTTGTTCAGGAGACGTGAGCCAGACGGTTGGGTACAGTCACCTCCCTCACCAGCCCTGTCCCGTCGAGAGACAGTCTTCATCTGCTGATGACCCATCCTGGGGCCCTCACAAAATGGCCCTCATTGTACCATTCAGAGAGCGCTTTGAAGAACTGCTTATATTTGTCCCTTACATTCACACTTTCctcaacaaaaagaaaatacGGCATAAAATACTAATTATAAACCAACTGGATCACTTTCG CTTCAATCGGGCCTCTCTTATTAACGTTGGGTTTATGGAAAGCGGTAATGACACGGACTACGTTGCAATGCATGATGTGGACTTGTTGCCTCAAAATGAGGATCTGGACTATGGTTTCCCAAACGAGGGACCCTTCCATGTGGCCTCGCCGGAGCTTCATCCCTTATATCATTATAAGACATATGTGGGAGGGATCCTGCTGCTCACCAAGAAACATTATCAGCTG TGCAATGGGATGTCAAACCGCTTCTGGGGATGGGGAAGAGAAGATGATGAGTTTTTCAGGAGACTGAAAGCTGCTGATCTTAAG CTTTTTAGGCCAACGGGTATTACTACAGGAACTAAAACATTTCGACACATCCATGATCCAGCCTGGAGGAAGAGAGATCAGAAGCGGATCGCTGCACAGAAGCAG GAGCAGTTTAAGGTGGACCCAGAGGGTGGCCTGACTAACGTCCGCTACAAGGTGGAGTCCAGACAGGAAGTGACCATCAGTGGAGCTCCGTGTACGGTCATCAACACCTTTCTAGAGTGTGACGTCAGCCTGACCCCATGGTGCCAGTCCAGCTAA